Proteins found in one Sorghum bicolor cultivar BTx623 chromosome 1, Sorghum_bicolor_NCBIv3, whole genome shotgun sequence genomic segment:
- the LOC8077066 gene encoding glutamic acid-rich protein, with translation MGTAAPAMTPTEDLEAAIAELPAKKDALREAFVSLAACSPYPLPFTWEDLDAHVSSVQSSISRRFRQLRALEAARPASTSKNKEGANDVEEEEVEEEEEEEVEEEEEEEVVEEEEEEEEEEEEEEEEEEEVEEEEEEEVVEEEEEEEEEEEEEVVVEEEEKEDDDKQMMEADGNNIGNQAKEDKEGSGDNKRKRDADEEAVSDYQGL, from the coding sequence ATGgggacggcggcgccggcgatgACGCCGACGGAGGACCTTGAGGCGGCCATCGCCGAGCTCCCTGCCAAGAAGGACGCCCTGCGCGAGGCCTTCGTCAGCCTCGCCGCCTGCTCGCCCTACCCGCTCCCCTTCACGTGGGAGGACCTCGACGCGCACGTCTCCTCCGTCCAATCCTCCATCTCGCGCCGGTTCCGCCAGCTCCGGGCGCTCGAGGCCGCGCGCCCAGCCAGCACTAGTAAGAATAAGGAAGGGGCTAACGACGTGGAAGAAGAAGAggtggaggaagaagaagaagaagaggtggaggaagaagaggaagaggaggttgtggaggaggaggaagaagaagaagaagaagaagaagaagaagaagaagaagaagaagaggtggaggaagaagaggaagaggaggtggtggaagaagaagaagaagaagaagaagaagaagaagaagaggtggtggtggaggaagaagagaaggaagacgACGACAAGCAGATGATGGAGGCTGACGGCAACAACATTGGCAATCAAGCCAAGGAAGATAAAGAGGGCAGCGGTGATAACAAGCGCAAGCGGGATGCCGACGAAGAGGCGGTGAGTGACTACCAAGGTCTCTAA
- the LOC110432374 gene encoding probable protein phosphatase 2C 33, with protein LSNTGGRLIIASDGIWYALSNEAAAQACRGLPAELAAKLVVKQALKTSRLKDDTTCVVVDIIPSDHLTTPQLSPKKNQNKLKSLFHRRSHTSVGKLGGKSASIGCVEELFEESSAMLEERIQGDP; from the exons CTATCCAACACCGGAGGAAGGCTGATAATAGCATCAGATGGCATATGGTATGCGTTATCCAATGAAGCAGCTGCACAAGCATGCAGAGGATTGCCTGCAGAACTGGCAGCCAAGCTTGTTGTTAAG CAAGCTCTGAAAACAAGCAGGCTAAAGGATGACACCACCTGTGTCGTAGTTGACATCATCCCATCTGATCATTTGACAACACCGCAATTGTCTCCAAAGAAAAATCAGAACAAGTTGAAGTCACTTTTTCATAGAAGGTCGCATACTTCAGTTGGAAAGCTTGGAGGAAAGTCTGCCTCCATTGGTTGTGTGGAGGAGTTATTTGAAGAAAGCTCTGCAATGTTAGAAGAAAG GATCCAAGGTGATCCTTAG
- the LOC8077067 gene encoding ubiquinone biosynthesis protein COQ9, mitochondrial, whose product MASSLAARRLLSRAAAVRRIPVPFASAPASAMAPRRFSADAGPPPPLPPPPLEPVVEPPTSEGAGTSSSSTTAGAGGGAHRSSPGASAGARRQGGAGYEEEQEKVLRASLLHVPRMGWSESAMVAGARDVGVSPAIVGAFPRKEAALVEFFMDDCLQQLIDRIDAGEGEQLKNLILSERLSKLVRMRLEMQAPYISKWPQALSIQAQPANVSTSLKQRAVLVDEIWHAAGDSGSDIDWYVKRTVLGGIYSTSEVYMLTDNSPEFRDTWTFVNRRIKDALDLQKTFQEAAYLAEAVGAGMGGTVQGVLNRVFQKRSG is encoded by the exons ATGGCCTCCTCCCTCGCCGCGCGCCGCCTCCTCTCCCGCGCCGCCGCGGTGCGCCGTATCCCCGTCCCCTTCGCCTCCGCCCCCGCCTCCGCGATGGCTCCCCGCCGCTTCTCGGCCGACGCGGGACCGCCTCCGccgctcccgccgccgccgctggagcCCGTCGTCGAGCCGCCCACGTCGGAGGGCGCGGGCACCTCGTCTTCCTCCACCACCGCCGGTGCAGGAGGCGGCGCCCACAGGTCGTCGCCTGGAGCCTCCGCGGGGGCGCGGCGCCAGGGTGGTGCGGGCTACGAGGAGGAACAGGAGAAAGTCCTCCGCGCGTCGCTGCTCCACGTG CCGCGCATGGGGTGGAGCGAGTCGGCCATGGTCGCGGGGGCGAGGGACGTTGGCGTTTCTCCTGCCATCGTGGGTGCATTCCCAAGGAAGGAGGCCGCCCTTGTCGAG TTTTTCATGGATGACTGCCTCCAACAACTGATCGATCGAATTGATGCTGGAGAAGGAGAGCAGTTGAAGAACTTGATACTGAGTGAGAGACTCTCAAAACTTGTCCGGATGAGGCTGGAAATGCAGGCACCTTATATATCTAAGTGGCCTCAAGCACTGAGTATCCAG GCTCAACCAGCAAACGTCTCAACAAGCTTGAAGCAGCGAGCTGTCCTGGTCGATGAGATATGGCATGCTGCTGGAGATTCTGGATCAGATATTGATTGGTATGTGAAACGTACAGTGCTTGGTGGTATCTACTCAACCTCAGAGGTGTATATGTTGACAGACAATTCTCCAG AGTTCCGCGATACTTGGACGTTTGTGAACCGCAGAATAAAGGATGCTCTTGATCTTCAGAAAACATTCCAAGAG GCCGCATACCTGGCTGAAGCCGTGGGAGCAGGCATGGGCGGCACCGTGCAGGGTGTTCTCAACAGGGTCTTCCAGAAACGTAGTGGATGA
- the LOC8077065 gene encoding uncharacterized protein LOC8077065 translates to MISSYLSIGLPPSNYAATWEASSSKQNSRAQPPHDHTPPPPPALVLHADATSSYTPAPISWGSLPPMSSPQSHLHAASNPCTLPSLQRRTCSDAAASPKRPTRTQIQRDPLDPAHLATAPSRIHSQSTLPSPEPSPSLDPALAGARGNLLRHAWRGLLTRQARLPPRPQGPRIRLLRLRRVRWPQRRVGGGLQGASARARHERAAAEHWPRRLAVGAAARARRWLCQGRHQFPAQGGSVWNHGDTGGHRWVHGHSGVGDSRCILDTQGGELQLLTMDHSLEENAEERERVTASGGEVGRLKVGPLWCWPGGLCLSRSIGDMDVGEFIVPIPHVKQEKVDINYEMQGSAL, encoded by the exons ATGATATCGTCATATCTCTCCATCGGCCTGCCTCCCTCTAATTACGCCGCAACGTGGGAAGCCTCCTCGTCAAAACAAAACTCCCGTGCCCAACCTCCCCACGAccacacgccgccgccgccgccagccctTGTCCTGCACGCTGACGCCACCAGCTCCTACACGCCGGCGCCCATATCGTGGGGGTCGTTACCCCCTATGTCGTCGCCACAGTCTCATCTGCACGCCGCCAGCAACCCCTGCACGCTTCCCTCGCTCCAACGCCGTACCTGCTCCGACGCCGCCGCTAGCCCCAAGCGGCCTACACGGACGCAGA TCCAGCGCGATCCCCTCGATCCGGCGCATCTGGCCACAGCCCCATCGCGCATCCACTCCCAGTCGACCTTGCCCTCGCCGGAGCCTTCGCCCTCACTGGATCCTGCCCTCGCCGGAGCTCGTGGTAACCTGCTTCGCCACGCGTGGCGAGGACTACTTACTCGTCAAGCCCGACTGCCTCCGCGTCCCCAGGGACCCCGCATCCGCCTTCTCCGTCTTCGAC GTGTTCGATGGCCACAACGGCGTGTTGGCGGCGGTCTGCAAGGAGCATCTGCTCGAGCACGTCATGAGCGCGCTGCCGCCGAACATTGGCCGCGAAGACTGGCTGTAGGCGCTGCCGCGCGCGCTCGTCGCTGGCTTTGTCAAGGCCGACATCAATTTCCAGCGCAAGG GGGAAGTGTCTGGAACCACGGCGACACTGGTGGTCATCGATGGGTTCACGGTCACAGTGGGGTGGGCGACTCGCGCTGCATCCTGGACACGCAGGGCGGCGAGTTGCAGCTGCTGACCATGGACCACAGCCTGGAGGAGAATGcagaggagcgggagcgcgtcACGGCTAGCGGTGGGGAAGTAGGCCGGCTCAAGGTCGGTCCTCTCTGGTGCTGGCCTGGTGGCTTGTGCCTTTCAAGATCCATTGGGGACATGGATGTTGGGGAGTTCATTGTGCCCATTCCACATGTCAAGCAAGAAAAGGTTGATATAAATTACGAAATGCAGGGATCTGCACTTTAA
- the LOC8080431 gene encoding probable nucleoredoxin 1-1: MAEAEAEAAPAAAAGGGGIGDILATAERDFLVRNSGEQVKISSIEASPVAIYFSASWCPPCRRFTPKLIEVYKELAEQGKSFEVIFASADQNEEGFNEYFAKMPWLAVPFSDTEGRAALDARFKVSGIPHLVILDAKTGEVYTEDGVEFVSEYGVEAYPFTPDRINELKEQEKAEKENQTIQSVLGTSTRDYLISNKGDKVPISELEGKYVGLCFVVDGYGPVIEFTDSLAKIYEKLKEVGEKFEVVAVSLDSEESAFNESFAKMPWLAIPQGDQKCEKLVRYFELRSLPTLVLIGPDGKTLNSNVADIIDEHGFEAWEGFPFSAEKLEILAEKAKAKAASQTLESLLISGDLDFVIGKGGAKVPVSELVGKTVLLYFSAKWCGPCRAFLPTLVKEYNKIKEKNSDFEIVFISSDRDQSSFDDFFSQMPWLALPLEDERKVSLKKTFKIRGIPSLVAIGPTGQTVSRDAKAQLMIHGADAFPFTEERLEELQKKLDEMAKGWPQKLKHELHDEHELVLLRRGTYGCDGCEEMGSTWSYRCDECDFDLHPKCALAEEKKGEEEEGKSTEEAPAGYVCEEGVCRKV, encoded by the exons atggcggaggcggaggcggaggccgcgcccgcagcagcagccggcggcggcggcatcggGGACATCCTCGCCACCGCCGAGCGGGACTTCCTCGTCCGCAACTCCGGTGAGCAG GTGAAGATCAGCAGCATCGAGGCGAGCCCTGTGGCCATCTACTTCTCGGCCTCATGGTGCCCGCCATGCAGGAGGTTCACGCCCAAGCTTATTGAAGTGTACAAAGAACTGGCTGAACAGGGCAAGAGCTTCGAGGTCATCTTTGCTTCGGCTGATCAGAATGAGGAAGGATTCAATGAATACTTTGCAAAGATGCCATGGTTGGCTGTCCCTTTTTCTGACACCGAAGGCCGTGCGGCCCTTGATGCCCGGTTCAAGGTCTCTGGTATCCCACACCTGGTCATCCTTGATGCAAAAACTGGTGAAGTTTACACTGAAGATGGTGTTGAATTTGTGAGTGAGTATGGCGTGGAGGCTTACCCTTTCACACCAGATAGGATCAATGAACTGAAGGAACAGGAAAAGGCAGAAAAGGAGAATCAAACTATTCAAAGCGTGCTTGGCACATCTACTCGAGACTATCTCATTTCAAACAAGGGAGACAAG GTACCCATCTCTGAGCTTGAGGGGAAGTATGTTGGTCTGTGCTTTGTGGTGGATGGCTATGGACCAGTCATTGAATTCACTGATTCGCTTGCTAAGATCTATGAGAAACTCAAAGAAGTGGGGGAGAAATTTGAAGTTGTAGCTGTATCCTTGGACAGTGAAGAGTCAGCATTTAATGAGAGTTTTGCAAAGATGCCTTGGCTTGCAATTCCTCAAGGTGACCAGAAGTGTGAGAAGCTGGTTCGTTACTTTGAGCTTAGGTCTCTTCCTACACTAGTTCTGATTGGCCCTGATGGGAAGACACTGAACAGCAATGTTGCGGACATAATTGATGAGCATGGTTTTGAGGCATGGGAGGGCTTCCCATTCAGTGCTGAGAAGCTGGAAATTCTTGCTGAGAAGGCAAAGGCTAAAGCTGCATCTCAGACCTTGGAGTCCCTTCTAATCAGTGGTGATTTGGACTTTGTCATTGGAAAAGGTGGAGCAAAG GTTCCTGTATCAGAACTTGTTGGGAAGACTGTCCTCCTCTACTTCTCAGCAAAATGGTGTGGACCATGCCGTGCCTTCCTGCCCACACTTGTCAAGGAATACAACAAGATCAAAGAGAAGAACAGTGATTTTGAGATCGTCTTCATCTCCAGTGACAGGGATCAGAGCTCATTCGATGATTTTTTCTCTCAAATGCCATGGCTTGCTCTACCCTTGGAAGATGAAAGGAAGGTATCCCTGAAGAAGACCTTCAAAATCCGCGGGATCCCTTCACTTGTCGCCATCGGTCCTACTGGGCAGACAGTCAGCAGGGACGCAAAGGCCCAGCTGATGATCCACGGTGCTGATGCTTTCCCATTCACTGAGGAGAGACTCGAGGAGCTGCAGAAGAAGCTGGACGAGATGGCAAAGGGGTGGCCTCAGAAGCTGAAGCATGAGCTGCATGACGAGCATGAACTCGTCCTGCTGCGCCGTGGTACGTACGGCTGCGACGGGTGTGAAGAGATGGGCAGCACATGGTCCTACAGGTGCGATGAGTGTGACTTTGATCTGCACCCCAAGTGCGCGTTGGCGGAGGAAAAGAAGGGTGAAGAGGAGGAAGGCAAGTCCACTGAGGAAGCCCCTGCTGGGTATGTGTGCGAGGAAGGCGTGTGCAGGAAGGTCTAG